From one Syntrophales bacterium genomic stretch:
- the queA gene encoding tRNA preQ1(34) S-adenosylmethionine ribosyltransferase-isomerase QueA — translation MKLEEFSYDLPEELIAQQPAAVRDQSRMMVVNRTTKEIEFHEFRDLPDYFAEGDALAINDSRVFPARLTGRKETGALIEILLLAKDKSEGKKEVWKAMLRPAKRVAPAMTFFLAEGCSARILQRLSEKQWLMEFITDMPFDDFLLRCGRAPLPPYIKRKRGGTRSQEDLERYQTIYAKEPGSVAAPTAGLHFTSEVMAALNRREVKIAPITLHVGYGTFVPIETENVEDHVMEEEYFSISAETAAMINGAKRVIAVGTTSTRVLESTADENGRVKPLNGSTRLYIYPGYKFRRVDALLTNFHLPKSSLFLLACAFAGRELILEAYRLAVENRFRFYSYGDCMLII, via the coding sequence ATGAAACTTGAAGAATTCTCGTATGACCTGCCGGAAGAGCTCATCGCCCAGCAACCTGCGGCGGTTCGCGATCAATCCCGGATGATGGTTGTAAACAGAACAACAAAAGAAATTGAATTCCACGAATTTCGGGATCTTCCGGATTATTTTGCTGAAGGAGACGCTCTGGCAATCAATGACTCCCGGGTTTTCCCGGCCCGTTTGACCGGCAGGAAGGAAACAGGGGCGCTCATTGAAATCCTTTTGTTAGCAAAGGATAAGTCGGAGGGTAAAAAAGAGGTCTGGAAGGCAATGCTGCGTCCCGCCAAAAGGGTGGCGCCCGCAATGACGTTCTTTCTGGCAGAGGGGTGTTCCGCACGGATATTACAGCGCCTCTCCGAAAAACAATGGCTTATGGAATTCATCACGGACATGCCTTTCGACGATTTTCTTCTCCGCTGCGGCAGGGCGCCCCTGCCTCCCTACATAAAGCGAAAGAGGGGGGGAACTCGCTCCCAGGAAGACTTGGAACGCTATCAGACCATCTATGCAAAAGAACCGGGTTCTGTGGCGGCGCCGACGGCAGGCCTCCACTTTACCAGCGAAGTTATGGCGGCACTGAACAGACGCGAGGTGAAAATCGCCCCCATTACTCTGCACGTCGGCTACGGGACTTTTGTCCCGATTGAAACCGAAAACGTGGAAGACCACGTAATGGAAGAGGAATATTTTTCAATATCGGCTGAGACAGCCGCAATGATCAACGGGGCAAAACGGGTGATTGCCGTGGGCACCACCTCGACAAGGGTTCTCGAGTCCACCGCCGATGAGAACGGCCGGGTAAAACCCCTAAACGGGTCCACCCGTCTTTATATCTACCCTGGTTACAAATTCAGACGCGTAGATGCCCTTTTAACCAATTTTCATCTACCGAAATCGTCTCTTTTTTTGCTGGCATGCGCCTTCGCCGGCAGGGAGTTAATTCTGGAGGCTTACCGCCTGGCCGTTGAAAACAGGTTCCGTTTTTACAGCTATGGCGATTGCATGCTGATAATATGA